The proteins below are encoded in one region of Ferruginibacter lapsinanis:
- a CDS encoding RNA recognition motif domain-containing protein, which yields MNIYVSNLSFNTSDVELNSFFSTFGEVTSAKVITDRETGRSRGFGFVEMPSTEEGNDAILGLNNKEVEGRAMSVSIAKEKERTSNGGGYNRNSNGNSGGGNRRW from the coding sequence ATGAACATTTATGTTTCAAATTTAAGCTTCAACACCAGTGATGTTGAACTTAATTCGTTTTTTTCAACTTTTGGTGAAGTAACTTCTGCAAAAGTAATTACAGACAGAGAAACCGGAAGATCTCGTGGTTTTGGATTTGTTGAAATGCCTTCTACTGAAGAAGGTAACGATGCTATCTTAGGTCTTAACAACAAAGAAGTAGAAGGCAGAGCAATGTCTGTATCTATAGCGAAAGAAAAAGAAAGAACCAGCAACGGTGGCGGCTACAACAGAAACTCTAACGGTAATTCTGGTGGTGGTAACAGAAGATGGTAA
- a CDS encoding short-chain dehydrogenase, with translation MVNDQIENFLLQKKVDKAPVQINFKTRSAIVGLFIQTGDYEELKTKNFWRIVAQLNIDEYRKSNDINLTRIFNGAEFTRLSLV, from the coding sequence ATGGTAAACGATCAAATTGAAAATTTTCTTTTGCAAAAAAAAGTAGATAAAGCTCCCGTGCAAATTAATTTTAAAACTCGTAGTGCAATCGTTGGGTTATTTATTCAAACAGGAGATTACGAAGAATTAAAAACCAAAAATTTCTGGAGGATAGTTGCTCAATTGAATATCGATGAATATAGGAAATCAAATGATATCAATCTTACACGAATTTTTAATGGCGCAGAATTTACCCGCTTGTCATTAGTGTAA
- a CDS encoding DUF2007 domain-containing protein, whose translation MDLVTVKTFDNYFLANISLTKLEDAGFECYLKDEFTVTIDPILTNAIGGIKLVVKETDKEEVLKLLQQFDQEYLQSVKCPQCGKSEFTQITKPGVTNYLTAILTWMFSSYAVAATSVYHCGNCGYESERLPEAPGTE comes from the coding sequence ATGGACTTAGTTACGGTAAAAACATTCGACAACTATTTTTTAGCAAATATCAGTTTAACTAAATTAGAGGATGCCGGTTTTGAATGTTATTTAAAAGATGAATTTACAGTAACAATAGACCCTATACTGACGAATGCGATCGGCGGAATTAAGCTGGTAGTTAAAGAAACGGACAAAGAAGAAGTACTGAAATTATTACAGCAGTTTGATCAAGAATACCTGCAATCGGTAAAATGTCCGCAATGTGGCAAAAGCGAATTTACACAAATAACCAAACCCGGCGTTACTAACTATCTTACCGCTATCCTAACATGGATGTTTTCCAGTTATGCAGTAGCTGCTACAAGTGTTTATCACTGCGGCAATTGTGGTTACGAAAGCGAACGATTGCCCGAAGCCCCAGGCACAGAATAG
- a CDS encoding CAP domain-containing protein, with translation MKIYIVVLFLFLSVIAKSQMIDSLNTAKNAMYMTEAEREMIYEINRVRHEPVSYLQYLTPLLKEAQTNLKINGKGEPNYSLTYSSTTINGKETKTIDTTWHYTNEEELRAITTLINDLKKLKPLSILKPDKGIYNAAKKHAADQNNHEWTLLHTGSDGSKPWDRIKLFSPSMNFGNENIAGRYGYANTTPRDIVLQLLIDSGIPGYGHRYNLLDPQWTHAGCRVEKYKGTWWWIQEFGVSR, from the coding sequence ATGAAAATATATATTGTTGTCCTTTTTCTATTTCTTTCAGTTATAGCAAAATCACAAATGATTGATTCTTTAAATACAGCAAAGAATGCGATGTATATGACGGAGGCCGAGAGAGAAATGATTTACGAGATCAATAGGGTAAGGCATGAGCCTGTTTCTTATCTTCAATATCTTACTCCTTTACTAAAAGAAGCGCAAACGAACTTGAAAATTAATGGCAAGGGTGAGCCAAATTATAGTTTAACATATAGTAGTACAACAATCAATGGTAAAGAAACAAAAACGATTGATACAACCTGGCATTATACCAATGAAGAGGAACTGAGAGCCATCACGACACTGATCAATGATCTTAAGAAATTAAAACCTCTTTCTATTTTAAAGCCGGATAAAGGAATTTATAATGCGGCAAAAAAGCATGCTGCTGATCAGAATAACCATGAATGGACTTTGCTGCATACTGGTAGTGACGGATCAAAACCCTGGGACAGGATAAAACTTTTTTCTCCTTCAATGAATTTTGGTAACGAAAATATTGCCGGTCGTTATGGATACGCAAATACTACTCCAAGAGATATTGTATTACAACTATTGATTGATTCAGGTATTCCAGGATATGGGCATCGGTATAATTTACTTGATCCTCAATGGACACATGCAGGATGCAGGGTTGAAAAATACAAAGGTACCTGGTGGTGGATACAGGAATTCGGAGTAAGCCGGTAA
- a CDS encoding DUF4197 domain-containing protein, which translates to MKKIFFSFFATCLFFLQSNAQFGNLVNKIVKKDSTGKVELNKNISSTLGNGLSNEDIVSGLKEALRVGTDSSSKKLGKTNGYFADAAVKILMPAEAVKAEKTLRNLGMGSLVDKAILSMNRAAEDAASGVGNIFWNSIKQMSIADGVTILRGSDTAATSYLKKTTTPELISKFRPVIDSSLAKFDATKYWSDVFSAYNKFSAKKVNTDLTAYVTERALSGLFLNIGLQEQKIRKDPAAQVTGILKKVFGN; encoded by the coding sequence ATGAAAAAAATATTCTTCAGTTTTTTTGCAACCTGTTTATTCTTCTTGCAATCGAATGCACAGTTCGGTAATTTAGTAAATAAGATCGTTAAGAAAGACTCTACCGGCAAGGTTGAATTGAATAAAAATATTTCTTCTACGCTTGGGAATGGATTAAGCAATGAAGATATAGTCAGCGGTTTGAAAGAAGCATTGAGAGTAGGTACAGATAGTAGCAGTAAGAAATTAGGTAAGACAAATGGTTATTTTGCAGATGCTGCTGTTAAGATATTAATGCCTGCAGAAGCTGTGAAAGCTGAGAAGACTTTGCGTAATCTGGGTATGGGTAGTTTGGTAGATAAAGCTATTTTATCCATGAACAGAGCAGCTGAAGATGCAGCATCAGGAGTGGGGAATATTTTCTGGAATTCTATTAAGCAAATGAGTATTGCTGATGGAGTAACAATATTGCGAGGAAGTGATACGGCAGCTACTTCGTATCTGAAAAAGACAACTACGCCTGAATTGATCAGTAAATTTCGCCCTGTAATTGATAGCTCACTGGCAAAATTCGATGCAACTAAATATTGGTCAGATGTATTTTCTGCGTACAATAAATTTTCTGCAAAAAAAGTAAATACCGATCTTACTGCTTATGTTACCGAAAGGGCATTGAGTGGTTTATTTTTAAACATTGGGTTGCAAGAACAAAAGATCCGTAAAGACCCAGCAGCACAGGTAACGGGAATACTTAAAAAAGTTTTCGGTAACTAA
- a CDS encoding RNA recognition motif domain-containing protein, whose amino-acid sequence MKLFVAGLPYDFDDTDLKEMFELYGDVASAKVALDRETKKSRGFGFLDMPNDAEAKDAIQALNDAKLRGGKQLSVKLSEEQPRPAPGNGYGNNRRNDNPRGGSDFRNDRRRY is encoded by the coding sequence ATGAAGCTTTTTGTAGCCGGCCTACCGTACGATTTTGATGATACTGATTTAAAGGAAATGTTTGAACTGTATGGTGATGTAGCCAGTGCAAAAGTAGCTTTAGATAGAGAAACAAAGAAAAGCAGAGGCTTTGGTTTTTTAGACATGCCCAATGATGCTGAAGCCAAAGATGCTATACAAGCCTTAAATGACGCCAAATTAAGAGGAGGCAAGCAACTGTCTGTTAAACTCTCTGAAGAGCAACCCCGACCAGCTCCAGGTAATGGATACGGAAATAATCGTCGCAATGATAATCCAAGGGGTGGCAGTGATTTTCGTAATGACAGAAGAAGATATTAA
- a CDS encoding SRPBCC family protein, whose protein sequence is MKTTITAQVKINIISQASIVWSALTKPALIKQYLFGTETITDWKPGSPIVFKGEWNGKAYQDKGIIIEIKDKALLKYSYWSPMSGLEDKPENYMVVTYEISGEEDNLTLTVTQENVPDEKTKVHSEENWRKVLMGLKNMVELRTVGSI, encoded by the coding sequence ATGAAAACTACTATAACTGCTCAGGTAAAAATTAATATCATTTCTCAGGCATCTATAGTGTGGTCAGCACTAACAAAACCGGCATTGATAAAACAATATCTTTTCGGAACAGAAACCATTACAGATTGGAAACCCGGAAGCCCGATTGTTTTCAAGGGAGAATGGAACGGCAAAGCCTACCAGGATAAAGGAATAATTATCGAAATAAAAGATAAAGCATTGCTAAAATATAGCTACTGGAGTCCTATGTCGGGATTGGAGGACAAGCCTGAAAATTATATGGTTGTCACTTATGAAATATCCGGTGAAGAAGATAATCTTACACTTACTGTAACACAGGAAAATGTTCCTGATGAAAAAACAAAAGTACACTCAGAAGAGAATTGGCGAAAGGTGTTGATGGGATTGAAAAATATGGTTGAGCTAAGAACTGTAGGTTCTATTTAA